The Labrus mixtus chromosome 16, fLabMix1.1, whole genome shotgun sequence genome window below encodes:
- the LOC132991025 gene encoding cathepsin S-like isoform X2, with product MFWNVLLFTALCGFAAAFTKSKLDRHWGLWKKMHNKVYSQELEELGRRRVWEENLDMINVHNLEASLGLHSYELAMNHLGDLTNDEIISTLTGTVVPTKLDRGPSKGIGVNALPQSVDWRDKGLVTDVKNQGSCGSCWAFSAVGALEGQLKKTTGVLESLSPQNLVDCSIKYGTYGCNGGFMANAFQYVMSQGIASDSAYPYVGRRGQCKYHPKHRAVNCSGYVFVPKGDEFALKEAVAVIGPISVAIDASRPKFTFYRHGVYRDHTCTDKVNHGVLAVGYGTSGTHDYWLVKNRQV from the exons ATGTTTTGGAACGTGCTTCTTTTTACAGCCCTGTGTGGCTTTGCAGCAGCCTTCACTAAGTCTAAACTGGATCGACACTGGGGACTATGGAAGAAAATGCATAATAAAGTTTATTCCCAAGAG cttgagGAGCTTGGCCGCAGGCGGGTATGGGAAGAGAACTTGGATATGATTAATGTCCATAACCTGGAAGCGTCTCTGGGTTTACACTCCTATGAGCTGGCAATGAACCACCTGGGAGACCTG accAATGATGAAATCATTAGCACCTTGACAGGTACGGTTGTGCCCACTAAGCTGGATAGGGGTCCTTCCAAAGGTATCGGGGTCAACGCTCTCCCACAATCCGTGGACTGGAGGGATAAAGGCCTGGTAACGGATGTCAAAAatcag GGTTCGTGTGGCTCTTGTTGGGCCTTCAGTGCAGTCGGGGCTCTTGAAGGACAACTCAAGAAGACCACAGGAGTCCTGGAATCCCTCAGTCCTCAGAATCTGGTGGATTGCTCCATAAAATATGGGACCTATGGGTGTAACGGTGGCTTCATGGCAAACGCGTTCCAATATGTCATGAGTCAAGGCATAGCATCTGACTCGGCCTACCCCTACGTCGGCCGC CGCGGCCAATGTAAATATCACCCAAAGCATCGGGCTGTAAACTGCTCTGGCTATGTCTTCGTACCAAAGGGGGATGAGTTTGCATTGAAGGAAGCTGTTGCTGTAATTGGTCCTATCTCTGTAGCAATTGATGCCTCAAGACCAAAGTTTACCTTCTACCGTCATG GTGTGTACAGAGACCACACATGCACTGATAAGGTGAACCACGGAGTACTGGCAGTGGGCTACGGCACTTCTGGGACTCACGACTATTGGCTGGTCAAAAACAGGCAAGTATAG
- the LOC132991025 gene encoding cathepsin S-like isoform X1, translating into MFWNVLLFTALCGFAAAFTKSKLDRHWGLWKKMHNKVYSQELEELGRRRVWEENLDMINVHNLEASLGLHSYELAMNHLGDLTNDEIISTLTGTVVPTKLDRGPSKGIGVNALPQSVDWRDKGLVTDVKNQGSCGSCWAFSAVGALEGQLKKTTGVLESLSPQNLVDCSIKYGTYGCNGGFMANAFQYVMSQGIASDSAYPYVGRSYPCSLLSFQRGQCKYHPKHRAVNCSGYVFVPKGDEFALKEAVAVIGPISVAIDASRPKFTFYRHGVYRDHTCTDKVNHGVLAVGYGTSGTHDYWLVKNRQV; encoded by the exons ATGTTTTGGAACGTGCTTCTTTTTACAGCCCTGTGTGGCTTTGCAGCAGCCTTCACTAAGTCTAAACTGGATCGACACTGGGGACTATGGAAGAAAATGCATAATAAAGTTTATTCCCAAGAG cttgagGAGCTTGGCCGCAGGCGGGTATGGGAAGAGAACTTGGATATGATTAATGTCCATAACCTGGAAGCGTCTCTGGGTTTACACTCCTATGAGCTGGCAATGAACCACCTGGGAGACCTG accAATGATGAAATCATTAGCACCTTGACAGGTACGGTTGTGCCCACTAAGCTGGATAGGGGTCCTTCCAAAGGTATCGGGGTCAACGCTCTCCCACAATCCGTGGACTGGAGGGATAAAGGCCTGGTAACGGATGTCAAAAatcag GGTTCGTGTGGCTCTTGTTGGGCCTTCAGTGCAGTCGGGGCTCTTGAAGGACAACTCAAGAAGACCACAGGAGTCCTGGAATCCCTCAGTCCTCAGAATCTGGTGGATTGCTCCATAAAATATGGGACCTATGGGTGTAACGGTGGCTTCATGGCAAACGCGTTCCAATATGTCATGAGTCAAGGCATAGCATCTGACTCGGCCTACCCCTACGTCGGCCGC TCATATCCTTGTTCCTTGCTTTCTTTTCAGCGCGGCCAATGTAAATATCACCCAAAGCATCGGGCTGTAAACTGCTCTGGCTATGTCTTCGTACCAAAGGGGGATGAGTTTGCATTGAAGGAAGCTGTTGCTGTAATTGGTCCTATCTCTGTAGCAATTGATGCCTCAAGACCAAAGTTTACCTTCTACCGTCATG GTGTGTACAGAGACCACACATGCACTGATAAGGTGAACCACGGAGTACTGGCAGTGGGCTACGGCACTTCTGGGACTCACGACTATTGGCTGGTCAAAAACAGGCAAGTATAG